One Candidatus Sulfurimonas baltica DNA segment encodes these proteins:
- the purE gene encoding 5-(carboxyamino)imidazole ribonucleotide mutase, which translates to MKFVSIVMGSKSDYEVMKSCSQTLESFGVRFEMIVSSAHRSPARTAEYIESAEKKGAQVFIAAAGMAAHLAGVLSSKTVKPIIGVPMSASALGGIDALLSTVQMPAGMPVATVAIGKAGAINSAYLAMQILALNNEELASKLKEDRVTKAKNVEKDSSEIETIIAV; encoded by the coding sequence ATGAAATTTGTATCAATTGTAATGGGTTCTAAAAGTGATTATGAGGTTATGAAGTCGTGTTCACAAACACTAGAGTCTTTTGGTGTTAGATTTGAGATGATTGTATCTTCTGCACACCGCTCACCGGCAAGAACTGCGGAGTATATTGAGAGTGCTGAAAAAAAAGGTGCTCAAGTTTTTATAGCTGCAGCGGGAATGGCTGCACACTTAGCCGGCGTTTTATCTTCCAAAACTGTTAAGCCAATTATCGGTGTACCAATGAGTGCATCAGCTCTTGGCGGAATAGATGCATTACTTTCTACTGTTCAAATGCCTGCAGGAATGCCGGTTGCCACAGTTGCCATAGGCAAAGCCGGAGCTATAAACTCTGCTTATTTAGCTATGCAAATACTTGCACTCAATAATGAAGAGTTAGCTTCAAAATTAAAAGAAGACCGTGTAACAAAAGCTAAAAATGTTGAAAAAGATTCTTCAGAAATAGAGACAATTATAGCCGTATAG
- a CDS encoding class I SAM-dependent methyltransferase, translating into MNSFNKNFYISAIQKYGITAKGVNWISKETQKLRFDVLLDMLPDDLSSYSIADAGCGFGDFYLYTQKKSKELKEYIGIDSLIDMYEISSERTGCEIILADICKDSLPVADYYICSGAMNTLKLFEVHLFIQNCFSACRYGFIFNVLHGDKKSETYNYVTTQQIEDIAKALNVDKVIFRDDYFENDITVTFLKARD; encoded by the coding sequence TTGAACTCATTTAATAAAAATTTTTATATTTCTGCAATACAAAAATACGGTATAACAGCCAAAGGTGTAAACTGGATATCAAAAGAGACTCAGAAGCTTAGGTTTGATGTTCTTCTAGATATGCTCCCTGATGATTTATCATCCTACTCTATTGCTGATGCTGGATGCGGATTTGGTGATTTTTACCTCTATACTCAAAAAAAATCCAAAGAACTAAAAGAGTATATTGGGATAGATTCACTCATTGACATGTACGAAATATCCTCAGAGCGCACCGGTTGTGAAATCATACTGGCTGATATTTGCAAAGACTCCCTCCCTGTAGCAGATTATTACATATGCAGTGGTGCGATGAATACACTTAAGCTATTTGAAGTACATCTTTTTATTCAAAACTGTTTCTCTGCATGTAGATATGGATTTATTTTTAATGTGCTTCACGGAGATAAAAAGAGTGAAACATACAATTATGTTACAACACAGCAGATTGAAGATATTGCAAAGGCATTAAATGTCGACAAAGTAATATTTAGAGATGATTATTTTGAAAACGACATAACTGTAACATTTCTAAAGGCACGTGATTAA
- a CDS encoding carbonic anhydrase produces MDNFGLMQGNELFQKSYFKAHEKELISLAKKGQHPKALYIGCSDSRVVPDLMTSSTPGDLFVVRNIGNFVAPYKPDEDFHSTASAIEYAVSVLKVKNIIVCGHTHCGAIAALHNKSCANDPELIHTKTWLTLGEGAKSQALLALGLKADKEVLYRLTEKLSVISQLENLLTYPSVSKRVDSGEIVIHGWVYDIESGEIEYYNPENSQFESLSSLREE; encoded by the coding sequence ATGGATAATTTTGGTCTTATGCAGGGAAATGAGCTTTTTCAAAAGAGTTATTTTAAGGCTCATGAAAAAGAGCTTATCTCATTGGCTAAAAAAGGTCAGCATCCAAAAGCTCTCTACATAGGGTGTTCTGACTCTAGAGTAGTTCCGGATTTGATGACAAGCAGCACTCCTGGCGATTTGTTTGTTGTGAGAAATATTGGTAATTTTGTAGCACCTTATAAGCCTGATGAAGATTTTCACTCAACAGCCTCAGCGATAGAGTATGCGGTTAGTGTCTTAAAAGTGAAGAACATTATAGTTTGCGGGCATACTCATTGTGGAGCTATTGCGGCACTTCACAATAAAAGTTGCGCAAATGATCCTGAGCTGATTCACACTAAGACATGGCTTACTCTTGGCGAGGGCGCAAAATCACAGGCTCTTTTAGCCTTAGGCTTAAAAGCCGACAAAGAGGTTCTTTACCGCCTCACAGAAAAACTTTCAGTTATTTCTCAACTGGAAAATCTTTTAACATACCCATCAGTAAGCAAGAGAGTTGATAGTGGTGAAATAGTTATTCATGGCTGGGTATATGATATAGAGAGTGGCGAGATAGAGTACTATAACCCTGAAAATTCACAGTTTGAGTCACTGAGTTCACTTAGAGAAGAGTAG
- a CDS encoding peptidylprolyl isomerase, translating to MYKIFLILLFSAILNAELVNGVAVVVKGEAITLHDIREEMRISKLTINEATDTLIRKKLEELEIKERKISVDSSEVYDHIKQTAAKNNMSISEFYEAVRNSSGLSSTEFKETTKEKLLSQKLYSAIAYTSVSMPSEEESKEYFELHKNEFAHPSIFNVIIYNTKDESLLQKKINSPMFYSADIKEDQQKLDYEKISPELAGFLQQQKVNSFSPIVPDGKGGYMSFYIKEIDGAKEATYDSVKEQIINFIMGKKREQVLSDYFARLRDGADIKVIREAK from the coding sequence ATGTATAAAATTTTTTTGATTCTTCTGTTTAGTGCAATATTAAATGCGGAGTTGGTTAACGGTGTTGCGGTTGTTGTAAAAGGTGAAGCTATAACCCTTCACGATATAAGAGAAGAGATGCGAATCTCTAAGCTAACCATTAATGAAGCCACTGACACACTAATAAGAAAAAAACTCGAAGAGCTTGAGATAAAAGAGAGAAAAATCAGCGTCGATAGCAGTGAAGTTTATGACCATATAAAGCAGACAGCTGCTAAAAATAATATGAGTATAAGTGAGTTTTATGAGGCAGTTAGAAACTCTAGTGGATTAAGCTCTACAGAGTTTAAAGAAACAACAAAAGAGAAACTGCTCTCTCAAAAACTATACTCTGCAATAGCTTACACATCAGTTTCAATGCCAAGCGAAGAGGAATCAAAAGAGTATTTTGAACTTCATAAAAATGAGTTTGCCCATCCAAGTATTTTTAATGTTATTATTTACAACACTAAAGATGAGTCATTGCTTCAAAAGAAAATCAATAGTCCAATGTTTTACTCAGCAGATATAAAAGAAGATCAGCAAAAACTTGATTATGAAAAAATTTCACCGGAATTAGCAGGATTTTTACAACAGCAAAAAGTAAATAGTTTCAGCCCAATTGTTCCTGATGGAAAAGGCGGGTATATGTCTTTTTATATAAAAGAGATTGATGGTGCAAAAGAAGCAACATACGATAGTGTTAAAGAGCAAATAATTAATTTTATAATGGGTAAAAAAAGAGAACAGGTTCTTAGTGATTACTTTGCAAGACTTCGTGATGGCGCAGATATTAAAGTTATTAGAGAAGCAAAATAG
- a CDS encoding SO_0444 family Cu/Zn efflux transporter, producing MEIVTLFFTALIELSNAMAPYILFGLIFAGILHELVPDTIVTKHLGKETISSVVKSTLFGIPLPVCSCGVIPLATSIKKSGASKGATLSFLISTPITGVDSILATFGMFGWVFTIYRVITSMVIAMFAGIMTNILDKEPEKVVAMNKFSIHPQNFSIEVPDGEGESCCCVGESSCSTGEKKTRFSLKKAMNYAFFTLLSDIAKPLFLGLLLGALITIAIPQNLSDVLTEYSWLSYLIVIAIAVPMYVCATASLPIAAALMLSGVSAGAAFVFLSAGPATNTVTIGVVKKMLGTKSLYIYLASIVFGSVLFGVGLDYIFDINSIDPKSLVHFHEEVGILEIVSSVILWGFIIFFILKPYFKK from the coding sequence ATGGAAATAGTTACTCTTTTTTTTACAGCATTAATCGAGCTTAGCAATGCTATGGCTCCTTATATTCTCTTTGGACTAATCTTTGCGGGTATTTTACACGAGTTAGTTCCAGACACAATTGTTACAAAACATTTAGGCAAAGAGACTATCAGCTCAGTTGTCAAATCTACACTTTTTGGAATACCTCTTCCCGTATGCTCTTGCGGTGTAATTCCTCTTGCTACAAGTATTAAAAAAAGTGGTGCAAGTAAAGGTGCAACTCTCTCATTTTTAATCTCTACACCTATAACCGGTGTTGATTCTATATTAGCTACTTTTGGTATGTTCGGCTGGGTTTTTACTATATACAGAGTGATTACCTCTATGGTTATTGCAATGTTTGCGGGGATAATGACTAATATTTTAGACAAAGAGCCAGAAAAAGTTGTTGCTATGAACAAGTTTAGCATCCATCCTCAAAACTTCAGTATTGAAGTGCCGGACGGAGAAGGCGAAAGCTGTTGCTGCGTAGGAGAATCATCTTGCTCAACTGGTGAGAAAAAAACAAGGTTTTCACTCAAAAAAGCTATGAACTACGCTTTTTTTACACTCCTTTCAGATATAGCAAAACCTCTCTTCTTAGGTCTGCTTTTGGGTGCACTAATCACAATAGCTATTCCTCAAAATCTGAGCGATGTTTTAACTGAGTATTCTTGGCTTTCATACCTGATAGTTATCGCAATTGCTGTCCCTATGTATGTTTGTGCAACAGCCTCTCTTCCAATCGCTGCTGCACTTATGTTAAGCGGAGTTAGTGCTGGGGCAGCTTTTGTCTTTTTAAGTGCCGGACCTGCAACAAACACAGTAACCATCGGTGTTGTTAAGAAGATGCTTGGAACAAAATCGTTATATATTTATCTAGCAAGCATAGTTTTTGGAAGTGTTCTTTTTGGAGTTGGTCTCGACTATATATTTGACATCAACTCAATTGACCCGAAATCATTAGTACATTTCCATGAAGAAGTTGGCATTTTAGAGATAGTGAGCAGTGTTATACTTTGGGGGTTTATCATATTTTTTATCCTAAAACCGTACTTTAAAAAGTGA
- the gltX gene encoding glutamate--tRNA ligase, with the protein MVVTRFAPSPTGYLHIGGLRTALFSYLWAKKNGGKFLLRIEDTDKARNSQEAADAIVRAFEWLGLKHDGEIIYQSNRDEIYAKYIKQLLVEGKAYKCYMSKEELTELRETQMANKERTKYDGRYRDFSGTPPEGVDPVIRIKAPLTGEILVKDGVKGNVSFQAEDILDDFVIARADGSPTYNFVVAIDDHLMGVNEVIRGDDHLSNTPKQIVVYEALGFDLPMFYHVPMIHNSEGKKLSKRDGATDVMAYKEMGYTPASLLNFLVRLGWSHGDQEIFSMDEMEDLFNPKDINKSASIYNTEKLDWLSAHYIKNTPNAELAKLLELYGLILTSHDKKEILLDALKDRAKTLKELAELTNEIIVAPISYDEKAVKKAFKEDSIEVLNTFGAKVGAAKELHLPSDYHHLMEEVVNEMGIGFGKIGQPLRIALLGKMTGPGLDNIMAIIGRDETMLRIANAITVHS; encoded by the coding sequence ATGGTTGTTACTCGCTTCGCTCCAAGCCCTACCGGCTATCTTCATATTGGTGGTTTACGAACCGCTCTGTTTTCATATCTTTGGGCTAAAAAAAATGGTGGTAAATTTCTTCTTCGCATAGAAGACACTGATAAAGCCAGAAATTCTCAAGAGGCTGCAGATGCTATTGTACGAGCATTCGAGTGGTTAGGGTTAAAACATGATGGCGAGATAATATACCAATCAAACAGAGATGAGATTTATGCAAAATATATCAAACAACTCTTGGTTGAGGGCAAAGCTTACAAATGCTACATGTCAAAAGAGGAGCTCACAGAACTTCGTGAAACTCAAATGGCGAATAAAGAGAGAACAAAATACGATGGAAGGTATCGTGATTTCAGCGGAACTCCGCCAGAGGGAGTAGATCCTGTTATTCGTATAAAAGCACCACTAACCGGGGAAATCTTAGTTAAAGACGGAGTAAAAGGCAATGTAAGCTTTCAAGCTGAAGACATTTTAGATGACTTCGTTATCGCTAGAGCTGACGGCTCTCCTACTTATAACTTTGTTGTTGCGATAGATGACCATTTGATGGGTGTCAATGAGGTTATCCGCGGGGATGATCACCTCTCAAACACTCCAAAACAGATAGTGGTGTATGAAGCTCTCGGTTTTGATTTGCCAATGTTCTACCATGTCCCGATGATTCATAACTCTGAGGGGAAAAAACTAAGTAAGAGAGATGGTGCGACTGATGTTATGGCTTATAAAGAGATGGGATATACTCCAGCTTCACTTTTAAACTTTTTAGTTCGTCTTGGCTGGAGCCATGGTGATCAAGAGATATTTTCTATGGATGAGATGGAGGATCTTTTCAATCCTAAAGACATAAACAAATCTGCGTCTATATACAATACTGAAAAGCTAGATTGGTTAAGTGCTCACTACATTAAAAATACTCCAAATGCAGAACTTGCAAAACTTTTAGAACTGTATGGACTAATCTTAACTTCACATGATAAAAAAGAGATACTTTTGGACGCACTAAAAGATCGTGCAAAAACTTTAAAAGAGCTTGCAGAACTGACAAACGAGATTATTGTTGCTCCAATCTCATACGATGAAAAAGCTGTAAAAAAAGCTTTTAAAGAAGATTCTATTGAAGTTTTAAATACTTTTGGGGCAAAAGTTGGTGCCGCTAAAGAGCTTCATCTCCCAAGTGATTATCACCATCTGATGGAAGAAGTAGTTAACGAAATGGGTATAGGTTTTGGCAAAATTGGACAACCTCTCAGAATTGCACTTTTAGGAAAAATGACAGGGCCTGGACTTGACAACATTATGGCTATTATAGGCAGGGATGAGACCATGCTTAGAATTGCAAACGCAATAACTGTCCACTCTTAA
- a CDS encoding deoxycytidylate deaminase — protein MLNDENFIKIALELATASKCVSKQVGAVIVKDGRILSTGYNGTPAGYKNCCDHWDGEYTKDHHEWSKTYEIHAEMNAIIWAARKGICVEGATIYVTLEPCSECSKNLIASGIIRIVYSKPYEHTHSDTISKFIKDNGVSIEQLTHKE, from the coding sequence ATGTTAAATGATGAAAATTTTATAAAAATTGCATTGGAGTTGGCAACAGCTTCAAAGTGTGTATCCAAGCAGGTTGGAGCAGTTATTGTAAAAGATGGAAGAATCTTAAGTACAGGTTACAATGGTACCCCAGCAGGCTATAAAAACTGTTGCGATCATTGGGATGGCGAGTACACAAAAGATCATCACGAGTGGTCCAAAACATATGAGATACACGCTGAGATGAATGCAATAATTTGGGCAGCAAGAAAAGGTATCTGTGTAGAGGGCGCTACTATTTATGTAACTTTAGAGCCTTGCAGTGAGTGCAGTAAAAACTTAATTGCCAGTGGCATTATAAGAATAGTGTATTCAAAGCCGTATGAGCACACGCACTCAGACACAATCTCAAAATTTATTAAAGATAACGGAGTGAGCATCGAGCAACTCACTCATAAGGAGTAA
- the mgtE gene encoding magnesium transporter, translated as MNKLQEYLNSHEPSEVHPSDIAKILKQLDDSKFADALKLVPRDLIGDVALALPDRYFDDVVGNLSVDELRHAVTELESDDQVDFMHELVEVDVNIASEVFETLDDEDKKEITRLQTYDDEEAGAYMQLEVFTADKDEVVHDVIKRFGELRKAKTIENIQNLFIVSSDKKLRFTVGLDDLLVFDFDKTLLENIEQSEDSFEPKKAQDRESIKDVVHYFEEYDLSVMPVVNAYGILLGRITSDDIYDIINEQATEQMYNLAGLDDEAEEDDEIYKAGKKRASWLSLNLFTAIFASLVIGLFADTLESMVALAVLMPIVASMGGNAGTQSLTVVVRQLALGDISQGDALRIIKKEVAISLMNGIFFAIIMGIVAAIWFDMKMLGVVIALSMVINLLMAGFFGAAIPLFLKKMDIDPAIGSAVILTTVTDVVGFFSFLALATIILF; from the coding sequence ATGAATAAATTACAAGAGTACCTAAACTCACATGAACCTAGTGAGGTTCACCCGTCGGATATAGCAAAAATACTTAAGCAGCTTGATGACAGTAAGTTTGCCGATGCCTTAAAACTTGTACCTAGAGATTTGATTGGTGATGTTGCCCTCGCTCTCCCTGACAGGTACTTTGACGACGTAGTAGGTAACCTGAGTGTAGATGAGTTAAGGCATGCGGTAACAGAGCTTGAATCTGACGATCAAGTTGACTTTATGCATGAACTCGTAGAGGTTGATGTCAATATTGCCTCAGAAGTCTTCGAAACACTTGATGATGAAGATAAAAAAGAGATTACAAGGCTTCAAACTTATGATGATGAAGAAGCTGGTGCTTACATGCAACTTGAAGTCTTTACGGCAGATAAAGATGAAGTTGTACATGATGTAATTAAGAGGTTTGGTGAACTTAGAAAAGCCAAAACTATTGAGAATATTCAAAATCTTTTTATTGTCTCAAGTGATAAAAAACTTCGTTTTACAGTTGGGCTAGATGACCTTCTCGTATTTGATTTTGATAAAACATTACTAGAAAATATTGAGCAGAGTGAAGATAGTTTTGAACCCAAAAAAGCACAAGACAGAGAGAGTATTAAAGATGTAGTGCACTATTTTGAAGAGTATGACCTCTCTGTAATGCCGGTTGTTAATGCATATGGCATATTGCTGGGTCGTATTACTTCGGATGATATATATGATATTATCAACGAACAAGCAACAGAGCAGATGTATAATCTTGCAGGTTTGGATGATGAAGCAGAAGAGGATGACGAGATATATAAGGCTGGCAAGAAAAGGGCATCTTGGCTTAGCTTAAACCTTTTTACCGCAATATTTGCCTCTTTAGTCATCGGTCTTTTTGCCGATACATTGGAGAGTATGGTGGCACTTGCAGTACTTATGCCCATTGTCGCTTCAATGGGGGGTAATGCAGGGACTCAAAGCTTGACCGTTGTTGTTAGACAGCTTGCACTTGGGGATATCTCTCAGGGGGATGCTCTGCGTATTATAAAAAAAGAGGTTGCAATTTCGTTGATGAATGGTATCTTCTTTGCTATAATTATGGGAATTGTAGCCGCTATCTGGTTTGATATGAAAATGCTTGGTGTGGTTATCGCACTTAGTATGGTAATAAACCTTTTGATGGCAGGTTTTTTTGGTGCGGCGATACCACTCTTTTTAAAGAAGATGGATATTGACCCAGCAATTGGAAGTGCTGTGATTTTAACAACAGTAACTGACGTTGTCGGCTTTTTTAGCTTTTTGGCACTAGCCACTATTATATTATTTTAA
- the asnB gene encoding asparagine synthase (glutamine-hydrolyzing), translated as MCGIFGIIGEYEEEKAKKALSCLAHRGPDYCGITQRTNLFFAHQRLSILDTHSRSHQPLHVKNILLSFNGEIYNFKELKQELTCEFEFKTQSDSEVIIAAYLKWGVEFVQHLRGMFAIALLDDETLYLFRDRLGKKPLFYLEGKSFIFASEIKALTPFLSKVEMDEDALMSYLSFLAPTPPFTFFKGIKKLSAGEYLTFNNSHVEVKRYFDLLDNKPNVIANKDEAVNMLENLLKESIEIRLDSDVPMASLLSGGIDSATLNAYAIKNGVNMQTYTLGYKEFGKYDERANAKESAEFLGLKNQEVEISQDAFIEASDKVLDTLDEPLNDPASVPLYLLFEQIKKDGYKVVLSGEGSDELFLGYRQYFEYLDIESLSKLNNKNWLKKYFRSNFSMNREWEYYKRIFDETLLFRTSGENFTDLQKNELMKRNIKDNQSLKYLKSYRERFENSLHVDESIWYSYIDLNLFQAEHFLTKLDRVSMAHSIESRTPFLDHKLASAVFNIDPKLRYEDGVTKALLKKIVKPHLNEKILSRKKKGFSNPYMEYLINSRKIELIQEVNKQSGLFKKEKLDEYIKGADRGEFKQHIWGLYVLSVWIKKWLL; from the coding sequence ATGTGTGGAATTTTTGGAATCATAGGAGAGTATGAGGAAGAAAAAGCTAAAAAAGCACTCTCTTGTTTAGCTCATAGAGGACCTGATTATTGTGGAATCACACAAAGAACAAACCTTTTTTTTGCTCATCAACGCCTAAGTATACTCGACACCCACTCCCGCTCACATCAACCTCTACATGTAAAGAATATTTTACTCTCTTTTAATGGGGAGATTTATAACTTCAAAGAGTTAAAACAAGAGCTAACATGTGAGTTTGAATTTAAAACACAAAGTGATAGCGAGGTTATAATAGCCGCCTATCTTAAGTGGGGAGTAGAGTTTGTACAACACCTAAGAGGCATGTTTGCTATAGCTCTTTTAGATGATGAGACTCTCTATCTTTTTCGTGACAGACTTGGCAAAAAACCTCTCTTTTATCTTGAGGGTAAAAGCTTTATATTTGCCTCCGAAATAAAAGCACTTACGCCATTTTTAAGTAAGGTCGAGATGGATGAGGATGCCCTTATGAGCTACTTGTCATTTTTAGCACCAACTCCACCCTTTACTTTTTTCAAAGGGATTAAAAAACTCTCCGCTGGGGAGTATCTTACTTTTAACAATTCACATGTAGAGGTGAAAAGATATTTTGACCTGCTGGATAACAAACCAAACGTTATAGCTAACAAAGATGAAGCTGTTAACATGCTGGAGAACCTACTAAAGGAGTCTATTGAGATAAGACTGGATTCTGATGTTCCTATGGCTTCACTGCTCTCGGGTGGGATAGACAGTGCGACCTTAAATGCCTATGCTATTAAAAATGGTGTCAACATGCAAACTTACACTCTAGGATACAAAGAGTTTGGCAAGTATGACGAAAGAGCTAATGCTAAGGAGTCTGCGGAGTTTTTAGGGCTTAAAAATCAAGAGGTAGAGATATCTCAAGATGCTTTTATAGAGGCAAGTGACAAAGTTTTGGACACCTTGGATGAACCGCTCAACGACCCGGCATCAGTTCCACTCTATCTGCTGTTTGAGCAAATAAAAAAAGATGGGTACAAAGTTGTTTTAAGCGGTGAGGGGAGTGATGAGTTATTTTTAGGGTACAGGCAATATTTCGAGTATTTAGATATAGAGAGCTTATCTAAACTAAACAACAAAAACTGGCTGAAAAAATACTTCCGCTCAAACTTCTCTATGAATAGGGAGTGGGAGTATTACAAGCGGATTTTTGATGAAACTTTGCTCTTTAGAACATCCGGAGAGAACTTTACAGACCTACAAAAAAATGAGCTGATGAAGAGAAATATCAAAGATAACCAATCGTTAAAATATCTCAAAAGCTATAGAGAGAGGTTTGAAAATTCTTTACATGTAGATGAGAGCATCTGGTACAGCTATATAGATTTAAATCTTTTTCAGGCAGAGCATTTTTTAACTAAGCTTGACCGTGTCAGTATGGCTCACTCCATTGAGTCCCGCACACCTTTTTTAGACCACAAGCTGGCTTCTGCTGTTTTTAATATAGACCCAAAGCTTCGATATGAAGATGGTGTCACAAAAGCACTTCTTAAGAAAATTGTAAAGCCGCATTTAAATGAAAAAATACTATCCAGAAAGAAAAAAGGATTCTCAAATCCGTATATGGAGTACTTGATAAACAGCAGAAAAATAGAGCTGATTCAAGAGGTAAATAAGCAAAGTGGGCTGTTTAAAAAAGAGAAACTTGACGAGTACATAAAAGGTGCCGACCGAGGGGAATTCAAACAGCATATTTGGGGACTTTATGTCCTTAGTGTTTGGATTAAAAAGTGGTTACTCTAA
- a CDS encoding class I SAM-dependent methyltransferase — translation MTIDLKQKSSSEILKCFENLNIEDGEVIYVEVLESDIESIGYKSFIDLAQIFFMKMLTPIHKENNTIVLKFKKLNQQNSFHKAQTSSEKYGVESQFFSVDKTKQFTFLYHYQQALKFINIDSKKRVLNLGVNKGDEFTVIKEMLTCNEFENKEFVGIDYCASAIEYASREFAQDTNVTFACQDINQLHESDLGRFDLIISIGTLQSSNIEFNATFMSLYQNHLEKDGSIILGFPNCRWIDGEMVYGAKAPNYSFNEMSLVLKDIHFCKKYLQQKKYRVIITGKDYLFLTARKIV, via the coding sequence ATGACAATTGATTTAAAACAGAAGAGTTCCTCAGAGATACTTAAGTGTTTTGAGAATCTAAATATAGAAGATGGCGAAGTTATATATGTAGAAGTTTTAGAATCAGATATTGAATCAATCGGCTACAAATCTTTTATAGATTTGGCACAAATATTTTTTATGAAAATGCTTACTCCAATTCACAAAGAGAATAATACTATTGTCTTGAAATTTAAAAAACTAAATCAACAAAACTCTTTTCATAAGGCACAGACAAGCAGTGAAAAATACGGTGTAGAGAGTCAGTTTTTTAGCGTTGATAAAACAAAACAGTTCACTTTTTTATACCACTACCAACAAGCGCTGAAATTTATAAACATAGATAGTAAAAAGAGAGTTCTAAACCTTGGTGTAAACAAAGGTGATGAGTTTACAGTTATAAAAGAGATGCTTACATGTAACGAGTTTGAGAACAAAGAATTTGTTGGCATAGACTATTGTGCTTCTGCTATAGAGTATGCTTCACGAGAGTTTGCGCAAGATACCAATGTAACATTCGCATGTCAAGATATAAATCAACTTCATGAGTCTGACTTGGGCAGATTCGATTTAATAATCTCAATAGGGACACTGCAAAGTTCAAACATAGAGTTTAATGCTACTTTTATGTCCTTGTATCAAAACCACTTAGAAAAAGACGGTTCCATAATACTTGGATTTCCAAACTGTAGATGGATTGACGGCGAGATGGTTTATGGGGCGAAAGCACCAAACTATAGCTTTAATGAGATGAGTTTGGTTTTAAAAGATATACATTTTTGTAAAAAGTATCTGCAACAAAAAAAGTATAGAGTAATTATTACTGGAAAAGATTATCTATTTTTGACAGCAAGAAAGATAGTTTAG
- a CDS encoding RBBP9/YdeN family alpha/beta hydrolase, with the protein MSKKVLLLHGWGGSDFPHWQSWLAGEIAKEYGKVSFLKFSNIDFPNKNDWENELKTELEDFKPDIVICHSIANILWFHICNNLHVEKIEKLYMVAPPSLKCNIEELKSFFPCKIPTNLNAKESLLITSTNDPYLTQDEAKALQADLGIPMKVLDGAGHINAESGFGEWSWMLEELRK; encoded by the coding sequence ATGAGTAAAAAAGTTTTACTACTGCACGGCTGGGGAGGAAGCGACTTTCCTCATTGGCAGAGTTGGCTGGCAGGTGAGATTGCAAAAGAGTATGGAAAAGTAAGTTTTTTAAAGTTTAGCAATATTGATTTTCCAAATAAAAATGATTGGGAAAATGAGCTAAAAACAGAACTTGAAGATTTCAAACCCGATATAGTCATTTGTCACTCAATAGCAAATATACTTTGGTTTCATATCTGCAATAATCTACATGTAGAAAAAATAGAGAAATTATACATGGTAGCTCCTCCAAGTTTAAAGTGCAATATAGAGGAGCTTAAAAGTTTTTTTCCTTGTAAGATACCAACAAACCTCAACGCCAAAGAGTCTCTGCTGATAACATCTACGAACGACCCTTATTTGACGCAGGATGAGGCTAAAGCTCTTCAAGCAGACCTTGGGATTCCTATGAAAGTATTAGATGGTGCCGGACATATTAACGCCGAGAGTGGTTTTGGTGAATGGTCTTGGATGTTAGAAGAGTTAAGGAAGTAA
- a CDS encoding iron-sulfur cluster assembly scaffold protein: protein MNEQEELAAEIGKHLIQPENYGKLEDANCTGVAVDHAGKSYVIMYIKRDENTILDVMFGTNDPEDITTLGSIFTEMIKGDDIESANIAVKGLEEEVREMVNSNITSDEYSHAIMKHQDNANMVILSFRAAMRHYERQQEGIEEEQFEMSLVKACPPSSAQACQMK, encoded by the coding sequence ATGAATGAACAAGAAGAGCTAGCTGCTGAGATAGGAAAACATCTTATACAGCCTGAAAACTATGGAAAACTTGAAGATGCAAACTGTACTGGGGTTGCCGTAGATCACGCTGGTAAGAGTTATGTTATTATGTATATAAAAAGAGATGAAAATACAATCTTGGATGTTATGTTTGGGACAAATGATCCTGAAGATATTACGACTCTTGGCTCTATTTTCACAGAGATGATTAAGGGTGATGATATTGAGAGTGCAAATATTGCTGTAAAAGGCTTGGAAGAGGAAGTGAGAGAGATGGTAAACTCAAATATTACTTCTGATGAGTATAGCCACGCAATAATGAAACATCAAGATAATGCCAACATGGTCATACTTTCGTTTCGTGCCGCTATGCGTCATTATGAACGTCAGCAAGAGGGGATAGAAGAGGAGCAGTTTGAGATGAGTTTAGTTAAAGCTTGTCCTCCATCATCTGCTCAAGCCTGCCAAATGAAGTAA